CCTAAGCCACGGAAGCTAGGGCGATAAACAATGCAACCATATTCATTAAAGATTTGGGTTAAAAGGGCCGGGACTTTATGTTGGGGGGTTCCTCCTTGCAATGGATGCGGATGACAAACAACCGCAAAGCCTTTGATTTCACCTTCAGGGCGGTCAACGAAAAGTTCAATTTTACCTACTGGACCCTGGATGAAAGTTTGCTCAGACATATAAGAACCGCTAAATAACAATACGTGATGCTATTTTACCGATAGTCGTCATTGAAAACACGAGTTAGCATTAAAAAATATCTACTGTTATAGTTGGTATTAAGAATAATTTTTTCAGGTTGTCTATGCTTGCTTTAATTTCTCCTGCAAAAACTTTGGATTATGAAACAGCGTTACCTACAGATGAGTTTACTCAGCCTCGCTTGTTAGAACATTCAGAACAATTAATTGATGTTAGCCGTAAACTTTCTGCTTCTGAAATTGCGAGCTTAATGAGTGTCAGTGAAAAAATTGCCACACTGAATGCAGACCGATTTAGAGATTGGAAGCCCGAGTTTGATTTTTCAAATGCTCGTCAGGCAATTTATGCGTTTAAAGGTGACGTATATACGGGTTTAGATGCGTACCACTTAAAAGACAAAGATATTGCTTTTGCACAGCAGCATTTGCGTATGCTCTCTGGTCTATATGGTTTATTGCGTCCTTTAGATTTAATGATGCCTTATCGTCTTGAGATGGGTACTAAACTAAAAAATATGCGTGGTCATAATTTGTATGAATTCTGGGGTGAAATTATCACAAACCAGATTAATGAAGACTTGGCAGCCATTAAATCTGAATTACTTGTAAACCTAGCTTCAGATGAGTATTACAAGTCGGTCAATGAGAAGAAAATTAAGGCTGAAATTATTAAGCCTGTTTTTCTAGATCAGAAAAATGGTAAATATAAAGTCATTAGTTTCTATGCGAAAAAAGCACGCGGTTTAATGGCTCGTTTTATGATTGAAAACCAATTAAATAAAGCTGAAGACATCAAAGCGTTTAATACTGATGGATACTACTTTGATGCTGAGAATTCATCAGCAAAAGAGTTGGTGTTTAAGCGCGATGAACAAGTGGCTTAATTAAATTAATAATTTCACGTGCCATGCGGCTTTTGGTCTCATGTTTAATTTATTAAACTCTATATTGGCTATGCCTTACTTTTGACCTTTCAAAAGTAACAAAAACCTTTGTTGAACAGAGGGCACATCCATGTGGCCCCTGTTCAACAGTGGCATCCATGCCACTCGGCACGATAGCTTTTGTTATCGTGCTTTAAAATTTAGGCAAAATTAATGATTACTTAAAGAAGTAGCCTGTTTCTGGTGAGCTTGCATTTGCCATACGTTTGCGTGGCATGCGACCCGCTAAAAATGCTTCACGACCAGCTTCAACAGCTTTTTTCATTGCAGAAGCCATCAAAATAGGGTTTTGAGCAGCTGCAATTGCTGTATTCATCAGCACGCCGTCACAACCAAGTTCCATGGCAATAGCTGCATCACTTGCTGTACCAACACCTGCATCGACCAAAACTGGCACTTTTGCATTTTCTTTAATAATTGAAATAGTGTGAGGGTTTAAAATACCCAAACCAGAACCAATAAGACTACCTAAAGGCATGATCGCAACACAGCCCATACTTTCAAGTTCTTGAGCAATGATCGGGTCATCAGATGTGTAGACCATAATCTCAAAACCGTCATCAATCAAAGTGCGTGCGGCTTTTAAAGTCTCAGTTACATTTGGATATAACGTTTTTTCGTCACCCAAAACTTCAAGTTTTACCAAGTTATGACCGTCTAGAAGTTCACGTGCTAACATGCAAGTGCGCACTGCGCTATCAGCATCAAAACAACCTGCGGTATTTGGCAAAATTGTATATTTTTCTGGCGGAATGACAGAGAGTAAATTCGGTTGATCTGGATTTTGTCCAATATTCACACGGCGGATTGCGACAGTTACGATTTCTGCACCACTCGCTTGAATGGCTAAATCTGTTTCATTTAAGTCTTTATATTTGCCAGTTCCTACCAATAAACGAGATTGAAAAGAACGTGAACCAATAATGAGAGGGGTGTCTTGCATGGATAACTCCGACTTAGCCGCCGCCAACAGCGTGAATAATTTCGATACGGTCATGTTGAGCAATAGTGATTTGCTCTAATTTGCTTTTAGAAACGATTTGCTGATTGTGCTCGACAGCAAATCGTTTTCCTTCAAGTGCCATTTCCTGAATGAGTTGTAACAGGTTTTGACAAGGCGTGTCCGTTAATTCGCCATTTAAATAAATTTGCATGATCACATTCCAATTATTTTGCGTATTTGAGGGCATTCCAAGCCAAAACGAGCCATCCAGCTATCATAAATGCTCCACCAATTGGGGTAATTGCCCCTAAAATTCGCGGTAATCCAAGTGCCATGATATAGAGTGAACCACAGAAGAATAAAATACCGATCTGAATCAATATGAATGGTAATTTAATGGGGAACGTAAGGATAACTTTACTTAAAATACCAAGTGCTAAGAGACCTAAAGCATGGTAAAAAAAATAGTCGGTTGCAGTATGCCACCAAACAAGTTGCTCCGGACTCGCATGAGCTTTAAGACCATGTGCTCCAAAAGCACCCAACATGACTGCAAAGGCAAGATTAAGGGCTGAAATGGCAATCCACATAACAAAAAACGCAAATGAATAATGAAGGGCAACGTTATCATAGATTGGGTTGGCTAAACATAGCCAGATAAAACAAAAGGGCTAATCGCCCTTTTATTTTTTAAACTTATTTTAGCTTGCAGACATAGCAATTTTAATTTTTTCCATTGCATTCTTTTCAAGCTGGCGAATACGCTCTGCTGATACATTATATTCGGCCGCTAATTCGTGGAGAGTAGATTTATCATCATCTAACCAGCGACGTTGTAAAATGTTACGCGAACGGTCATCTAACTGATCCATTGCATCATGTAAAGCAGATGTACTTTGCTCTTCCCAGTCTTCATTTTCAACTAAACGAGCTGGATCATAGCGGTTATCTTCAAGATATAACGCAGGCGCAGTATGTGGGGTGTCATCGTCGTCATCGCCTTGAGCTTCGAAAGCAGCATCATAAGCGGTTAAACGACCTTCCATCTCCAGAACTTGTTCTGCAGTAACATTTAAGTCATTCGCAATCGATTGAGCTTCTTCGAGCGTTAATTTTTTACTCGATTTTTTTAAACTACGTAAATTGAAAAATAATTTACGCTGTGCTTTGGTCGTTGCAATTTTGACAATACGCCAGTTACGAATAACGTATTCGTGAATTTCTGCCTTAATCCAGTGGACGGCAAAAGATACAAGACGCACACCCATGTTTGGGTCGAAACGCTTCACGGCTTTCATTAAGCCTAAATTACCTTCTTGAATAAGGTCGCCTTGTGGTAGGCCATAACCTGCATAGCTGCGCGCAATGTGAACGACGAAACGTAAATGCGACATTACCAGCATTTTTGCGGCATCTAGATCTTGGTCATAATAATAACGTTCAGCAAGTTCTTTTTCTTGCTCGGCCGTTAAAATAGGAATCTGATTGACAGTACTGATATATGCACCAAGGTTTACACCGGGCGCAGACAATGACAGGGGCATCAATTGATTGCTGCTGTCACTCATGATTTCTCCTTGTAGGATCGGATGGGATAACCAATAGATTCATCTTAATTTGAATCAGCTTCATAATTAAGGAAAATTGGGTAGAGAAATGTAAAATTTTATGCAATTTCTAATCTTTTTAGTTTATCAAAGAATCATTGAGTTTCAATTAAATAGTGAAATTCTCTTTCAGATATCTGTGTCGTCTGACACATAAAATGATGTAAACCACAGTAACGAGTTACATCTATTTCACTATGAGGGTCAGAAGATTTTAATAAGAATAGCTGTTTACCCGATACTTTTTTAAGTTCGCGTTTTAGCATTAATAACGGCATTGGACATGGTTGGCCCAAAGCATTAATTTCAATAACTGCTAGAGTAGAAGAAGTGTTGGTCATTCATTATCAAAACAACTAAAAAGATTATTCTAACAAATTTTTTTATAAACGCTGCACATTTTATAAAAGAAGAAACAAGCAATTACCTATAAAAAATATTGTAATAAGCTGTTTAAAAAAAGGACTAAAAATAGGGGGAATAATTGAAAAAAATTCTATTAATTGTCATAAACCCATGGTAAGCTCGAACCGTTTTAAGATTTACCGCACACTTAAATTGGTTTAAAAATCTTATAACAAATGGATGTAACCGGAAATTGTTGATAGTTTTACAGAATGATTACAAGCTTTAAGATTATAAATATTTTAAACACTTGTTTGCTCTGCTGTTTGCAACACCGGAAGGTCCTTTTTTCAACATCTGAGGATTGACTTATGACAGCTCGCGAACAAGGCGTAGTAAAGTGGTTTAACGACACTAAAGGTTTTGGTTTTATTCAACGTAACGGCGGTGACGACGTATTCGTTCATTTCCGTGCAATCGTTGGTGACGGCCACCGTTCTTTACGTGACGGCCAACGCGTAGAATTTAGTGTAGTACAAGGTCAAAAAGGTTTTCAAGCTGAAAACGTTCAGCCTTTAGACTAATTCATCTTTTGATGAATAATGGACGCTCCAATTTTTGAATTGGGGCGTTTTTGTTTATAGTGATCTTCTCATTAGAGAGATTGTTTGTTAGAGCACGTATTTATGACATCTGGTTTTGAAACCTTGAATTTACATCCGCAACTTAAAAAGGCGATTGATGCTTTAGGGTTTAAGCAAATGACCCCGATTCAGCAAAAGGTTTTAAAATATACGTTGGGCGGGCATGATGCTATTGGTAGAGCACAAACGGGAACAGGTAAAACTGCAGCATTCCTTATTAGTGTCATTAATGACTTATTACATAACCCGATTCAAGGGCAGCGTTTTCGTGGTGAGCCACGTGCCTTGATTTTGGCGCCTACTCGTGAGTTGGCATTGCAAATTGAAAGCGATGCGAAATTACTCACAAAATTTTCAGATTTACACATCGTGACACTGTTAGGTGGTGTAGATTTTGATAAGCAAAAGAAACAGCTAGACGCTAATTTTGTCGATATCATGGTTGCCACTCCTGGGCGTCTAATTGATTTTGTAGAACAAAAAGAAGTTTGGCTTGATCAAATTGAATTCCTTGTCATTGATGAAGCTGACCGCTTATTGGACATGGGTTTTATTCCTTCTGTAAAACGTATTGTGCGTTTTTCTCCGCGTAAAGAAGAACGTCAAACCCTTATGTTCTCGGCTACTTTTAGTTATGACGTGCTTAATTTGGCGAGACAATGGTTGTTTGAGCCAATCACTGTTGAAATTGAGCCTGAGCAAAAAACCAATAACGATGTTGAACAACGCGTTTATGTAGTGGCTAAACAAGATAAATATCGTTTGCTACAAGATATTCTGCGTGAAGAACCGATCGATAAAGTCATGATTTTCGCTAATCGACGTGATCAAGTACGCCGTCTTTATGATCATTTAAAGAGAGATGGGTATCGGGTCGGGATGCTTTCTGGTGAAATTGCTCAAGATAAGCGTTTAAAAATGTTAGAGCAGTTTAAGCAGGGTAAAAATAACGTCATGATTGCAACTGATGTTGCAGGCCGTGGTATTCATGTTGATGGCGTATCTCATGTAATCAACTATACTTTACCTGAGCAATCAGATGATTATGTGCACCGCATTGGTCGTACAGGTCGTGCTGGGTCACAAGGTGTAAGTATTAGTTTCTTATCTGAAGATGATGCTTTTTACTTGCCAGAAATTGA
This region of Acinetobacter sp. XS-4 genomic DNA includes:
- the thiS gene encoding sulfur carrier protein ThiS; amino-acid sequence: MQIYLNGELTDTPCQNLLQLIQEMALEGKRFAVEHNQQIVSKSKLEQITIAQHDRIEIIHAVGGG
- the rpoH gene encoding RNA polymerase sigma factor RpoH; this translates as MSDSSNQLMPLSLSAPGVNLGAYISTVNQIPILTAEQEKELAERYYYDQDLDAAKMLVMSHLRFVVHIARSYAGYGLPQGDLIQEGNLGLMKAVKRFDPNMGVRLVSFAVHWIKAEIHEYVIRNWRIVKIATTKAQRKLFFNLRSLKKSSKKLTLEEAQSIANDLNVTAEQVLEMEGRLTAYDAAFEAQGDDDDDTPHTAPALYLEDNRYDPARLVENEDWEEQSTSALHDAMDQLDDRSRNILQRRWLDDDKSTLHELAAEYNVSAERIRQLEKNAMEKIKIAMSAS
- the rhlB gene encoding ATP-dependent RNA helicase RhlB, encoding MTSGFETLNLHPQLKKAIDALGFKQMTPIQQKVLKYTLGGHDAIGRAQTGTGKTAAFLISVINDLLHNPIQGQRFRGEPRALILAPTRELALQIESDAKLLTKFSDLHIVTLLGGVDFDKQKKQLDANFVDIMVATPGRLIDFVEQKEVWLDQIEFLVIDEADRLLDMGFIPSVKRIVRFSPRKEERQTLMFSATFSYDVLNLARQWLFEPITVEIEPEQKTNNDVEQRVYVVAKQDKYRLLQDILREEPIDKVMIFANRRDQVRRLYDHLKRDGYRVGMLSGEIAQDKRLKMLEQFKQGKNNVMIATDVAGRGIHVDGVSHVINYTLPEQSDDYVHRIGRTGRAGSQGVSISFLSEDDAFYLPEIEKAIGKKLPLTRLEGYC
- a CDS encoding DUF423 domain-containing protein — encoded protein: MWIAISALNLAFAVMLGAFGAHGLKAHASPEQLVWWHTATDYFFYHALGLLALGILSKVILTFPIKLPFILIQIGILFFCGSLYIMALGLPRILGAITPIGGAFMIAGWLVLAWNALKYAK
- a CDS encoding cold-shock protein → MTAREQGVVKWFNDTKGFGFIQRNGGDDVFVHFRAIVGDGHRSLRDGQRVEFSVVQGQKGFQAENVQPLD
- a CDS encoding sulfurtransferase TusA family protein — encoded protein: MTNTSSTLAVIEINALGQPCPMPLLMLKRELKKVSGKQLFLLKSSDPHSEIDVTRYCGLHHFMCQTTQISEREFHYLIETQ
- a CDS encoding thiazole synthase — encoded protein: MQDTPLIIGSRSFQSRLLVGTGKYKDLNETDLAIQASGAEIVTVAIRRVNIGQNPDQPNLLSVIPPEKYTILPNTAGCFDADSAVRTCMLARELLDGHNLVKLEVLGDEKTLYPNVTETLKAARTLIDDGFEIMVYTSDDPIIAQELESMGCVAIMPLGSLIGSGLGILNPHTISIIKENAKVPVLVDAGVGTASDAAIAMELGCDGVLMNTAIAAAQNPILMASAMKKAVEAGREAFLAGRMPRKRMANASSPETGYFFK
- the yaaA gene encoding peroxide stress protein YaaA, with the translated sequence MLALISPAKTLDYETALPTDEFTQPRLLEHSEQLIDVSRKLSASEIASLMSVSEKIATLNADRFRDWKPEFDFSNARQAIYAFKGDVYTGLDAYHLKDKDIAFAQQHLRMLSGLYGLLRPLDLMMPYRLEMGTKLKNMRGHNLYEFWGEIITNQINEDLAAIKSELLVNLASDEYYKSVNEKKIKAEIIKPVFLDQKNGKYKVISFYAKKARGLMARFMIENQLNKAEDIKAFNTDGYYFDAENSSAKELVFKRDEQVA